The nucleotide window TCTCTACCCCTCCCTGTTTCGCCCTATTCCATAGTTTTTTAAGCAGATCCCCAATATCATATACTTTCACTTGTTCATCTttgatatatacatttaaaatgtcagAGTTTTGTTCCTTAATATCCTGGTTTATTGTTAAATATCCAGTCAGCGCTCAAATTCGCAGTTGTCTCCTAAATGTCATAGAAAttgttttgaagagtttgagTTAGGTCTAAGTTAGGGCCACACTTGGCGTTTGATTGTTAGGTCTCGGATGTCTGATTTAATCTATGGGTTCTCCTTCCATGTCTCTCTccactttctttgtctttgtttctttttttctcaataacTTTACTTTTTGAAGAAACCAGGTAGTTTGTCCTATCTGAAGATGACATTACAAATAATACAAGAGTGAATGAACACAATGGATAATGTCttaagagaaataagagaaggaggaaattttaaaaattctataagaaGAGCAAATGAATTCTAGAGAAATGCCAAATATTAGAGATAAGCAAAAAAGTCAGGCCAACTCTGAAAATAGTAATGCCAACACATGTAAGAATTTAGTGTGgcataaaaatgatatttcaaatcAGTGGACACATTAGTGAGTAAACTGTGATACTTCCACGTTGGAGTGTAAATCACCTCTCTGGAAGGATCCGCAGCGTGGCAAAAGTAAATGTGTCtaagggaggagggaaatgggtggccggggaacttggggagaagggTGAATTTCCATTGAATCCCCTTTTGTACCTTTCTCACGTTCTCTCCTGTGAATCTATTACCTCTGAGGTCTGCCTGCCTGAGTTGAAACCCCAGCTCCCCTAGTTGCTGACTCTTCACCTTGGGCCAATTCTTGACACTCTCCAAGCCTGTCTCCTTATGGGCGAAATGGGGTGAGTGACTTCGTGGTGCTTCATGACACAATATAAGCtctcattaaatgtaaatgaccagcagaaacaacacaaatgtccatgaACTGAGGAAAGCATAAACAAGTGTGGTGGCTCCGTTATGCagtcatacaaaggaatgaaagactgacacacactacaacgtggatggacgttgaaaaaccttctgctaagtgaaagaagccagacacaaaggtcacGTATTGTGGTATATTTCAGatgtgtgaaatgtccagaaaaggcaagtccgtaaagatagaaagcagatgagtggttgccgggtctggagagaggagggagtgaggagcaGCCTCTAATGGTTAagagggtttcttttaggggtgatgaaaatgtgttGGGTTTGATAATGCTGGTGGTTGCCTGAgcttgtgaatgtactaaatgccactgaatttagAGTTTCAAAAGGTGAGTTttctggtatgtgaattatatctcaataaaaataattttagaaatgtaagTTACCAATTTTCTCACGGTAATTATTTACTGTTCACATCACTCCCCTCCAACCACTGCATTCCCTTGTATGCCTCCTGTCCCCCACGCTTCCCCTGCTCAGCCCCTCCAGGTGCCCCACAAGACTTCCCAGGGAGTGACTCTGGACCCTTGGGCACACCAGTCCTGTGCAGGTGGAGCCGCGACCCAGTGCACAGGCACACCCACCACTCTCCCGCAGTGTGACAGACGCTTCCGGCAGGTTTTTCTCATGTGGTTTGGAGGATAGTGATGTTGAGAAAAGGTGGCGACAGGCCAGGTGGATTCAGGAGGACCTGGCAGGTCTCTCAAGTCAATACTTATGAACAGACGCTTTTCTGAGGAAAATATACAAGTGGGCAGCAGGCTCATGAAAAGGTATGAAACATGACTAATTTTTAGGAAAGGgcattcaaaaccaaaatgagctaCCACCTCccgcccgtcagaatggctattattagaaaaacaagaaatggcAAGTGTTGGAAgggtgtggagcaaagggaaccctcatatagtGCTGgtcagaatgtaaattggtacagccactatggaacagagaatgcagattcctgaaaaaattaaaaataagactaccatatgacccagctattccacttttgggtgTTTATcgaaagaacgtggaaacactaaTTGGCAAAGATAGATGCGCCCGTATGTTcgttgcatcattattcacaatagccaagacttggaaacaacctccTAAGGGCCCACTgagaggtgaatggataaagaagatgtggtatatatacaatggaatcctactcagtTATCAAAAgcatgaaatcttgccatttgcagcaacatgagTGAACCCTGAGGgtgttacgctaagtgaaatgggtcagatggagaaagacatatACCTAatacttcactcatatgtggaagataaacaaacacatagataccagaggggaaagcgggggaggaggtggaaaggGGTAAGGGGCAGATGTGTAGGACGATGTATGGCAATTGGACCTTGGGTGGGAAAACGACATAGTCTGTACAGAGGGGAAATAGAATGAAGTACATCTAAAAAAAAGTTTAGGCCCCGCTCCAGAAGTTTGGTCTCATCCACCAGTAACGTCTGGATGCTGTGCTCTGAAAGCCAGCTTGGTCGCCAACAGGCGTGAGCAAATACTGAGCACTGCTGGCATGCAGGTCTCAAGTTGAGGCCTTGCTCCTCCGCAGGCAGTGTGACTGCAGCCCACTGCGGAACGTCAGTAGTAAAGCGGCTCAGTGACCCTGACCTTGCGTGTTGTTGCAAAGGTTAACTGAAGTAGTGGGCTCGTGGGCCTGGTGCACAGAAGTTGAGGAAATTTCTCTGCCTGCCCTGTCCTGCTGCAGCAGCTCCCATGGGGAGGCTCCTGTTATCAGCTGCCCCCAAGGTAACTCAGCCCTGGCCATTCATCCCGTAGATTCCCCTTTGATTTATACTGACCGTCCCCAGCCGTAGTCATTCATGGATGAAGTGACCCAAGCCTTTTGGAAGGTGTCCTGAATCTCTTGTTTTCCAAAACACCGATGTGGTGGTCGTGAGCCATAAGACCAGCCTCCCGAGAGACTTTTTACATTTCTCCTGGTCAACCTAGACTCATCGGCTGCCGTCTTCAACTCTATTCCAATTTTACTCTTTTAACGCTCCCCTCAGGCCCTGCTTCTGACTTCTGTCATTCACGACTCCTGCTTCTTTTTATAAACCCCTCAAATCTCTCCCCTTTtggcctccccagccctgcacccAATTATGGCCTCTTTCGTCAGTTCGTCTCCCTTTTCCCTCATTCTCCTGTccaacttcactttttttttctcctgaagaaTTGggttccctcccacccccatcacaGAAAAAACACAGTTAACAGCATTTCCAAACACAGAAGGCTTCTTTATTACTCATCTATTCATTCTAGTACTTTATTTACTGTTTTactaagtttttaaatatatcaaaatgaataagagaaatctatctatctatctatctatctctagaAAAGCAACTGGTCCCCAAAGGGGCACCAAGAGCCCTAGCAGCCTTATATCGCGTAGCCATAGTATCgagaaatttccatttctttttccctctcaatGAAAAACTGCACTTTCCCCCAAGAGGTGTACTTGGCAGCCTTCTCACGCTCCTGTTGAGCCTGCCTCTTCATGGCCTCCTGCTCTGGCCTCTGTTCCTGTGTGATGGGCTCTGACATCACTGGCCCTGGAATGACGGGTTTCCTCCATGGAATTGGTTGCTTGCTGAAATCCTCCAGTAGATACTGGGCGGGAGGCTTGGGCGGGGCCTGGAGCATGGGCACAGCAGTGGCAACGGGCTCCTGCTGGAGAGAAGTGCAAGATGCTGTTCTGTAAGGTGCAGGCCTTGAAGCAGGACACTGAGGGCCGCTAGGCCGGGTGGGGTTGGTCCAACCCGGTCGAGCGGGGTTGGTGGTAATTGGCCGAGCTGGTCTGGCAGGACCTGTCAAAGATGCAGGAGCTGGGTGGGTGGAATTGACTGCAGTTGGTTGAGCTGAGTTGGTGGAAGCAGGCCGGGCAGGGTCTGCCACAGCAGGCCGATGTGAGGCCAGAGCCTGTGGCCTCCGAGGAACAGGTCGAGCTGGAGGCTTGTCCACGGACAGAAAAGGCAAAGGTACCAACCTGACCTTCCCAGGAGGTGGCAGCTCGTCCCGGGATGGAGGTGGACACTCCATTTCAGCACTGCTCTCTGCTTTCTGGGCTTTGACTTGAGTTTCCTCAGGACACTGACCCTCCAGTGGTTTATCCAGCCACGGTTTGatagctgggcagggctgggggtgtttGGCGTTGCTGCAGGTTCCCAGGGCCCGGGAGGAAGAGGGCCCGGTGTTCTTCTCACTCTTCCTCCCCAGAGCATGAAACACCTGCACCGACTCCAGCATGTGCTGGCCGAGGCTGGTTCGAGGCCGCTTAAAGGTTTCTTGGCTCAGCTCGGGTTGATTCTTCCTCCGCTTCATCCTGGGCATCATTGGCTTCTCTTCCACCCTGACTTCAGTCCCTGACTGCCGACTCTCTCCGGCTTTCTTGGGGTTGTTTCCTCTGGTCTTCTTGGTCCTTTCCTGCCCATGGCTCTTGGTTGTACTGATCCTGCTGGGTGCGGCTTTCTGAGGTTTGCTGTTGGAGTGCTCGGCCTCGTTCTCAGGAGCCCTGTCACTGGCTGCAGCATTGCAAATCAGCCCTTCTCCCCCTGACAGGCACTCTGGGTCCTTTGGCTGGATTTTGGCCTTGGGAGCACCATCGAGAGGCTCAGAGGCCTGATGTTTGTTCTTCCTGGTGTTATCGGAGGCATCCTTTCTGCTACTTGACTTTTCCTGCAGCTGGATGGACTCGATGGCTCCTGTCTCTTTGGCTTGGATCAGCTCGGGGCCTTGGGGTTGATCAAGGTCTTTCAAGGGGTCGAATAGTTGGGGAAGGTGACCATCCCCCATCAGTGTAGCGATGTCTGCAAAGCCACCGCTAGCCTCGGTCCCGTTTTCCAGTGTCCCTTGGCCCTCAAGACTCAGGCTACTCTTTCCCAGATCAGCGTTTTCGGAAGCAGGGTGGTCCTCTGGCCCGAGGGGATCGATGCAGGCCAGGAGCTGGAGAATATCAGGAATTTCTAAAGGGTGTGGTAGAGGATCTTGGTTTTCTATTGGGATCTGGTCGGGATCCAGAGGCTTTGAAAGGTTGGTGTTAAACTCATCCCAATTCTTTGGAGCTGGAGACAGTGCCAGGAGGTTACTGTTCGAAGTCTGGAGTGAAGCTGTCAGTGAAATGTCTGCAGGCTCATGTGGTGGGTTACTCTGCAGCATCTGGGTATTTCTGCTACTGCAGGATTTGGGGAATTCTGGAGTTTGCTGTAGACAAAATGTCTGGCTTGGAGGTTGCAGTCCCAGGAAAGTCTCTCTCCCCAGGGAGGTTTCCACCACTACAAAGGAAGCAAGGATGAAGTGAGTCCTCGGTGGGTGAGATGTTCCCCCCTAGACACCAGTGCAGCAACCACGTCCCTTCTCCCGATGGGCAAGGTGTTTCTCCTGGCTCTTAAGGATCATGGACAGCGCCCTGTGCTAGGAGCTAAGAGGCGAGTGTTCTGGTTCTTACTGGTGATCATTGGATGTCGTTGTCCCTTggctttctttctatttcatagGGTTGTCATAGGAGcagtaaaaagtaaaagagagtTTTATACTATGAGACATTTCACAAGTCCTAACATTCTCCTATAGAGTCTTTTTGATGCTGTCCATTTTCCCGAGAGAATGAGAACACGTCACACTGTGGACGAGGAGAGGGAGCGGAGCTCTTTCCGATGGAATATATGAGCAAGGACAGATTCCTAGCCTGCTGAATTTTGACAGCGTCTCGGGACAGAAGGGCTTATTCCTGGTATGAGTGAACAAAGCGAGGGAAAGTTTGCGTGTCTCTATCATAGTGATAGTTCTGACAGGCCTTCCCAGGAGACTAACCCGTAAATCGGCAGAGGGAGTCCATTTGTATGTGGTGGAGTAGGGCACTTAGCAGCTGGGGTGGTGAGAGGTATGGGGTCCCTTGGTGTGCTCTTGGGGTTCTCAGCCATGTAGCATGGATGAGCATTACAGTGTCCCCCCAGCCCCCCTGTATGAGGTGTTCTTATGTCGAGTCTGAAATGGGGAGCACTGAGCGAGGGTAGTGTTCACTCATGTCTCAGGACTTCAGTTCTACCTGTCTGTGGCCTCGCCGCTTCCCGGCTGCAGATTTGACCCTGATTTTGGATGCAgacctcctttctctgccttcttgctgtttGTACTCACCTTGAGATCTGGTTTGTGGGATGGCTGGAGCAGACGCAGCGTAGTAGACCCCAGAGGTGGAGGCTGGTGGAAGGACATGTGTGGGCTGAATCTCCTTTAGTACCAACACCATTTCTGGTtgaggagcagaggccccagctccTGTGTAGGACACAGAGCCGTAGGACTGCAGGCAGGGGCCAAGTTCTCCAGACAGCAGAGGCCCCAGTGTGCCGTGACCATAGTAGTACACCTGGCTTCCTTCCTGGTAGGGAAGTGACAGGCTGTGTCCCTGATTTGGAACCTGAGATGGTGTTCCCTGAACAAGGCTGGTGGAAAGTGATGGATACAGTGGGACCGGGTTATTGGCACCTGAAGTTCTGTCATAGTGTGCTGCCATAGACATGGAAGAAACCGTTGTGTCGTGGCCAGTGACAGTCAGAGTGCAGTCTCCGAGTGAAGAGGACTCCTGTGCAGTGCTTCCTGGGACACCCCACTCAAAGAGACCCGGATAGGAAGCAGCTGAGGTGGAGCTCTGGCTCTGGCCAGTCACTCCAGACAGCATGGTTGTGCTAGAATGTTGGTAAAGGTAGGCGCTGCCCATGAGTGGCTGGGAAGAGGTGCCCGTGGCTGATGGCAGTAGCCATCCTGAACTGACGGCTGGAGCAGAGACTCTGGAGAAATTGCAGACACTTCCTGCTAGGGAAGCTGCGTCGCTCAccacaggaagagagagctgcAGGGAGTTTGGAGTTCCAAGTAAGGAtggattttggaaattttctgtaGGGAACAAGAGGGTGAAGAAAAACTCAGTGAGATTGATCAACTCTGACAATGTCTGAGGAGCAGCATCATCTCAAGGTTGCTGCATGAGGAAGCCTCTCATCCCAGTGCTCACTGAGATAGCGAACACCCACGCCTTTATGGTGGTTGTAAGGGCGGGAGGAGTTTGTTCCTTTCTGTGTAACTGCCTGTGCTCCCAGCTGCGGCAGAGATGTGCAGAAACCCCAAGTGGTGTGGTCCACACCTTGTTGTCTAGGCTGGAAGCCCCTTCTCGCTGTCCATCCTTCCCTTGAGCCTCCCCTAGTCCTGACTCATCTACTCTTTGCTAGAATAGAAGCATTTTAGAAGTAGAACGTCCTCAGAGATGCTCTGTTCTGACATTCTCCTGGTacgagtgaggaaactgaggctcagagaggtcagctgGAGTGGTCCGATTCTCCCATTATGGCAGCATCATCACCAGGTCACAGAGCCTAAGTCTCCTGACTTCTTGCCAGGACTCTGCTCTGACTGTTCCACTACCAGAACCCGGGAGAAGGAGACCTCCTAATAAGGTGTTTTCTTGGTCCCTTAGAAAACAGTGCAGCTGTTACCACTGTCTTCTTCAGGGTCTGTTTGCTCGTGCAGTTCACGTGCTGTTCCCTAGAGTTCACCCAGTAGTCAGTCCGGGTGGTAGGTGTAAAGGGTTACTCTTACCCTCTTCAAGCCTGGTTTCTGATCCTACCTCCACAGGATTGCCTGAGGGTGTGCATCCCAAGAAGtgctttttgaaagaaaacagtaatttaaTCTCCCTGAGCTTCAGGTTACTCATCTGTAGttacaataacaacagcaacaacaataatagtaattcATACATGAATTCATATATGACATATCTGTTATCTGGAGGAAGACATGATAAGTTCTGTGAAAAATCATGGAAAACATTTATCAAGGAAGTAAAAAGAACCATATAGATATTCATAAAAACTGCGGTATGCAGCAAGCAACAAAGCAGAATCAGTTTACTGATAAATGTAGTTCTGTATCATATACGCTTTGTCATGAAAGTGAATATTGCCGGCTCCATTGTAGTGAATACTATTTACCAAAACCAGCCCGAGAAGAAGGTGATTTTGAATGAATTCCTAGCCAGTACGTGCAGACAGAGTCGATCAGTAAAAGTGGCCTAAAAGGCATCAAAATGCTATCAATGTGAATGTATAGCTGGCCACAATATAAGCAGACAgatatttcagtgaaaactgGTACAAAGCAGAGAGCAACATCCTAAGTGTAAAGGAATTCCGTTGTTGTGCTCGTTCTTATTTCTCTGACCATGAGC belongs to Equus asinus isolate D_3611 breed Donkey chromosome 6, EquAss-T2T_v2, whole genome shotgun sequence and includes:
- the LOC139045473 gene encoding uncharacterized protein C2orf78-like produces the protein MTSPGRLPEKPDQGTALWRLRRPPSPEAATQTSSGIVSSSLGSAVDASSSFLAMSENFQNPSLLGTPNSLQLSLPVVSDAASLAGSVCNFSRVSAPAVSSGWLLPSATGTSSQPLMGSAYLYQHSSTTMLSGVTGQSQSSTSAASYPGLFEWGVPGSTAQESSSLGDCTLTVTGHDTTVSSMSMAAHYDRTSGANNPVPLYPSLSTSLVQGTPSQVPNQGHSLSLPYQEGSQVYYYGHGTLGPLLSGELGPCLQSYGSVSYTGAGASAPQPEMVLVLKEIQPTHVLPPASTSGVYYAASAPAIPQTRSQVVETSLGRETFLGLQPPSQTFCLQQTPEFPKSCSSRNTQMLQSNPPHEPADISLTASLQTSNSNLLALSPAPKNWDEFNTNLSKPLDPDQIPIENQDPLPHPLEIPDILQLLACIDPLGPEDHPASENADLGKSSLSLEGQGTLENGTEASGGFADIATLMGDGHLPQLFDPLKDLDQPQGPELIQAKETGAIESIQLQEKSSSRKDASDNTRKNKHQASEPLDGAPKAKIQPKDPECLSGGEGLICNAAASDRAPENEAEHSNSKPQKAAPSRISTTKSHGQERTKKTRGNNPKKAGESRQSGTEVRVEEKPMMPRMKRRKNQPELSQETFKRPRTSLGQHMLESVQVFHALGRKSEKNTGPSSSRALGTCSNAKHPQPCPAIKPWLDKPLEGQCPEETQVKAQKAESSAEMECPPPSRDELPPPGKVRLVPLPFLSVDKPPARPVPRRPQALASHRPAVADPARPASTNSAQPTAVNSTHPAPASLTGPARPARPITTNPARPGWTNPTRPSGPQCPASRPAPYRTASCTSLQQEPVATAVPMLQAPPKPPAQYLLEDFSKQPIPWRKPVIPGPVMSEPITQEQRPEQEAMKRQAQQEREKAAKYTSWGKVQFFIEREKEMEISRYYGYAI